One Setaria italica strain Yugu1 chromosome II, Setaria_italica_v2.0, whole genome shotgun sequence DNA segment encodes these proteins:
- the LOC101761672 gene encoding probable 1-deoxy-D-xylulose-5-phosphate synthase 2, chloroplastic, with protein sequence MSPMALQASTPSAFRASPATAHASCRRQVRRQFQVRASAAAKSSSVGADDGKMMVPKEEPSSSPWKVDFSGEKPATPLLDTVNYPAHMKNLTTLELEQLAAELRAEVVHTVSKTGGHLSSSLGVVELAVALHHVFDTPDDKIIWDVGHQAYPHKILTGRRSRMHTLRQTSGLAGFPKRDESPHDAFGAGHSSTSISAALGMAVARDLLGRNNHVISVIGDGAMTAGQAYEAMNNSGYLDANMIVVLNDNKQVSLPTATLDGPSKPVGALSRALTRLQSSTKLRRLREAAKAVTKQIGGPAHDVAAKVDEYARGMISASGSTLFEELGLYYIGPVDGHNVEDLVTIFEKVKAMPAPGPVLIHIVTEKGKGYPPAEAAADRMHGVVKFDPATGRQFKSKSPTLPYTQYFAESLIREAEADDKVVAIHAAMGGGTGLNHFQKRFPERCFDVGIAEQHAVTFAAGLAAEGLKPFCAIYSSFLQRGYDQVVHDVDLQRLPVRFALDRAGLVGADGPTHCGAFDVAYMACLPNMVVMAPADESELMHMVATATAIDDRPSCFRFPRGNGIGAALPPGNKGSPLEIGKGRVLVGGNRVALLGYGSMVQACLKAAEALKEHNVYITVADARFCKPLDTGLIRELAAEHEVLITAEEGSIGGFGSHVAHYLSLAGLLDGNLKLRSMFLPDRYIDHGAPQDQMEEAGLTPRHIAATVLSLLGRPLEAMQLK encoded by the exons ATGTCTCCAATGGCGCTCCAGGCATCCACGCCTTCCGCGTTCCGCGCGTCCCCGGCCACCGCCCACGCTTCCTGCCGGCGGCAGGTACGGCGGCAGTTCCAGGTgcgcgcgagcgcggcggcgaagaGCAGCAgcgtcggcgccgacgacggGAAGATGATGGTCCCGAAGGAAGAGCCGAGCTCGAGCCCCTGGAAGGTGGACTTCTCCGGCGAGAAGCCGGCGACGCCGCTGCTGGACACGGTGAACTACCCGGCCCACATGAAGAACCTCACCACCCTGGAGCTGGAGCAGCTGGCGGCGGAGCTCCGCGCGGAGGTGGTGCACACGGTGTCCAAGACCGGCGGCCACCTGAGCTCCAGCCTGGGCGTGGTGGAGCTCGCCGTGGCGCTCCACCACGTGTTCGACACCCCCGACGACAAGATCATCTGGGACGTCGGGCACCAGGCGTACCCGCACAAGATCCtcaccggccgccgctcccggaTGCACACCCTCCGGCAGACCTCCGGCCTGGCGGGGTTCCCGAAGCGCGACGAGAGCCCGCACGACGCGTTCGGCGCCGGCCACAGCTCCACCAGCATCTCGGCGGCGCTGGGCATGGCGGTGGCGCGGGACCTCCTCGGCCGCAACAACCACGTCATCTCCGTCATCGGCGACGGGGCCATGACCGCCGGCCAGGCCTACGAGGCCATGAACAACTCCGGCTACCTCGACGCCAACATGATCGTCGTCCTCAACGACAACAAGCAGGTGTCCCTCCCCACCGCCACGCTCGACGGGCCCTCCAAGCCCGTCGGCGCGCTCAGCCGCGCGCTCACCAGGCTCCAGTCCAGCAccaagctccgccgcctccgcgaggCCGCCAAGGCCGTCACCAAGCAGATCGGCGGTCCGGCGCACGACGTCGCCGCCAAGGTCGACGAGTACGCTCGCGGCATGATCTCCGCCTCGGGATCCACGCTCTTCGAGGAGCTCGGCCTCTACTACATCGGCCCCGTCGACGGCCACAACGTCGAGGATCTCGTCACCATCTTCGAGAAGGTGAAGGCcatgccggcgccggggcccgtGCTCATCCACATCGTGACGGAGAAGGGCAAGGGGTacccgccggcggaggcggcggccgaccGGATGCACGGTGTCGTCAAGTTCGATCCGGCGACAGGGAGGCAGTTCAAATCTAAGTCCCCAACGCTGCCTTACACGCAGTACTTCGCCGAGTCGCTGATCCGGGAGGCAGAGGCCGACGACAAGGTGGTGGCGATCCACGCCGCCatgggcggcggcacggggctCAACCACTTCCAGAAGCGGTTCCCGGAGCGGTGCTTCGACGTCGGCATCGCCGAGCAGCACGCCGTGACGTTCGCCGCCGGGCTCGCCGCCGAGGGGCTCAAGCCTTTTTGCGCCATCTACTCCTCCTTCCTCCAGCGGGGGTACGACCAGGTGGTCCACGACGTGGACCTTCAGAGGCTGCCGGTGCGGTTCGCGCTCGACCGGGCGGGGCTCGTCGGCGCTGACGGCCCCACGCACTGCGGCGCCTTCGACGTCGCCTACATGGCGTGCCTCCCGAACATGGTGGTCATGGCACCGGCCGACGAGTCCGAGCTGATGCACATGgtagccaccgccaccgccatcgaCGACCGGCCCAGCTGCTTCCGCTTCCCGCGGGGCAACGGCATCGGCGCCGCCCTCCCGCCGGGGAACAAGGGCTCGCCGCTGGAGATCGGCAAGGGCCGGGTGCTCGTCGGCGGCAACCGGGTGGCGCTCCTCGGATACGGGTCCATGGTTCAGGCCTGCCTCAAGGCCGCCGAGGCGCTCAAGGAGCACAACGTGTACATCACCGTCGCCGACGCGCGGTTCTGCAAGCCGCTGGACACGGGGCTGATCCGGGAGCTCGCCGCCGAGCACGAGGTGCTCATCACCGCCGAGGAGGGCTCCATCGGCGGGTTCGGCTCCCACGTCGCGCACTACCTCAGCCTCGCCGGCCTACTCGACGGGAACCTCAAA CTGAGATCCATGTTCCTGCCGGACCGGTACATCGACCACGGCGCGCCGCAGGACCAGATGGAGGAGGCGGGGCTGACGCCACGGCACATCGCCGCCACCGTGCTGTCCCTGCTGGGGAGGCCATTGGAGGCAATGCAGCTCAAGTGa
- the LOC101762089 gene encoding uncharacterized protein LOC101762089, which yields MGAGPDAAGWTAEDDVLLKNAVEAGASLESLAKGAVCFSHKFTLQELQDRWYSLLYDSETSAQASARMAKYEMDLSVSDPAKAMKLFHSKAKCFSLCKRKIDSVKNKYYAMRKRVCHKPCLPADFGHVIAPCSCNPTDGGGCACGGHHLVHTVDPSAAVGSDYGFTGGSYSERKHVHYNGKGQYSFHTEQSDGSMVLDESLHGHSDADQLYGYDDTQKNSQTSGSNIISSDNRSDLSDQFDNGAKGSKALPGIDQDQDGKKHGQFSGNSTGGLPKPGSIKEISPKWRSQEPSVLTWSMVLGVNSPDLLTDMGVLEPKTLMLCDVKKMKTNVSDALASQSQANLDSLIPDSGSGSAVASEGGFMHSHLKGFSQKEDLEVLSGGLFSDSAVDTNQKDSGLHTFDATKYANHIDPVQRKQSVADVSEADTIPASSGMLYPEHNAKCVLNTEDSEIPFSDHIFIPCQSSLEPTSSMDQDSQHGTCLVLAKLINMENAQPSSPSPLVNLESGILEKNTMVSLNEGCIMGNEPRGLHGDFGGNNANMCVSALHSVDGDEEAAYGFVKHEYCDNLHNVTLNKSIQGPGQMNGEFLSDKPKIGCETAIKSCQLSDAFPDTEFDNPIGTISTLSQAEGSDSESSVPNYFDLEALILDQDLIPWDQESDFIQPEVSRFQYPESRKDLIRLEKGACSHINRSIMSKGAFAILYGQHLKCYIRDPEVTLGRQTGEVHVDIDLGKEGKANKISRRQAVIKMDDGGSFCIKNIGKCSIFVNSKEVPFNKRISLISDSLLEIRNMKFIFHVNHDAVKQHIARTRRGRSRGEITAFDWNQNP from the exons ATGGGGGCTGGCCCGGATGCGGCGGGATGGACCGCCGAGGACGACGTCCTCCTGAAGAACGCCGTCGAG GCTGGTGCCTCGTTGGAATCGTTGGCTAAAGGAGCTGTATGCTTCTCCCATAAATTCACTCTTCAAGAATTGCAGGATCGCTGGTATTCATTGCTATATGACTCGGAGACCTCAGCACAAGCATCTGCTCGCATGGCCAAGTATGAGATGGACCTTTCAGTCTCCGATCCTGCTAAAGCAATGAAGCTCTTCCACTCAAAGGCAAAATGCTTTTCCCTGTGCAAGCGGAAAATAGATAGTGTAAAGAATAAGTACTACGCAATGAGAAAGAGAGTTTGCCATAAACCATGTTTGCCTGCTGATTTTGGTCATGTTATTGCACCCTGCTCATGTAATCCTACTGATGGTGGTGGTTGTGCATGTGGAGGCCATCATTTGGTTCACACAGTTGATCCATCAGCAGCTGTTGGAAGTGACTATGGGTTTACGGGTGGAAGCTATTCTGAGAGAAAGCATGTACATTACAATGGTAAAGGACAATACTCATTCCATACAGAGCAATCTGATGGCAGCATGGTACTGGATGAAAGCCTGCATGGCCATTCAGATGCAGACCAATTATATGGATATGATGACACGCAGAAGAATTCTCAGACCAGTGGAAGTAATATAATCTCTTCAGATAATAGATCAGATCTTAGTGATCAGTTTGACAATGGAGCGAAAGGATCAAAGGCTCTACCGGGCATTGATCAAGATCAAGATGGTAAAAAGCATGGCCAATTTTCTGGGAACAGCACAGGAGGATTACCTAAGCCTGGCTCAATCAAAGAAATTAGTCCAAAGTGGCGTTCTCAGGAGCCCAGTGTTCTTACTTGGAGTATGGTTCTGGGTGTTAATTCACCTGATTTGCTGACAGATATGGGTGTGCTTGAACCAAAAACTCTTATGCTTTGTGATGTcaagaaaatgaaaacaaatgtcAGTGATGCACTTGCATCTCAGTCTCAGGCAAATTTAGATAGTCTAATACCTGATTCTGGTTCAGGGAGTGCAGTGGCATCAGAAGGTGGATTCATGCATTCCCATCTAAAGGGTTTCAGTCAGAAAGAAGACCTTGAGGTCCTCAGTGGTGGACTTTTTTCAGATTCTGCAGTGGACACAAATCAGAAAGATTCAGGGCTCCATACCTTTGATGCAACCAAATATGCTAACCACATAGATCCTGTTCAAAGGAAACAAAGTGTGGCAGATGTTTCTGAAGCGGACACTATACCTGCTTCATCGGGAATGCTTTATCCTGAACATAATGCCAAGTGCGTGTTGAACACAGAAGATTCTGAAATCCCTTTCAGTGATcatatatttataccctgtcaGTCCTCTTTAGAACCCACCTCCTCCATGGACCAGGATTCTCAGCACGGTACATGTTTGGTTCTGGCTAAACTTATAAATATGGAAAATGCCCAACCTtcatcaccatcaccactaGTAAATCTGGAATCAGGCATCCTAGAGAAAAATACAATGGTGTCTCTTAATGAAGGTTGTATTATGGGAAATGAGCCACGGGGCCTGCATGGTGATTTTGGTGGTAACAATGCAAACATGTGTGTTTCAGCTCTGCATTCTGTTGATGGAGATGAAGAAGCAGCTTATGGTTTTGTTAAACATGAGTATTGTGATAATTTGCATAATGTGACTTTGAACAAGTCAATTCAAGGGCCCGGTCAAATGAATGGCGAGTTTCTTTCTGATAAACCCAAAATAGGCTGTGAAACTGCTATCAAAAGCTGTCAGTTGTCTGATGCATTTCCAGATACAGAATTTGATAATCCCATTGGAACTATTTCAACTTTGAGCCAAGCAGAAGGATCTGACAGTGAAAGTAGCGTTCCAAACTATTTTGACCTAGAAGCATTG ATACTTGATCAGGACCTGATTCCGTGGGATCAAGAATCTGACTTCATCCAACCGGAAG TTTCAAGGTTTCAGTATCCTGAAAGCAGGAAGGATCTGATAAGATTAGAGAAAGGGGCTTGCTCTCATATAAACAGATCTATCATGTCTAAGGGGGCTTTCGCCATTCTTTATGGCCAACATTTGAAATGCTACATAAGGGATCCTGAG GTAACCCTTGGGAGACAAACAGGAGAGGTACATGTTGATATCGATTTGGGAAAGGAAGGGAAGGCAAATAAAATATCCCGTCGACAG GCAGTTATCAAGATGGATGATGGTGGATCTTTCTGCATAAAAAATATTGGGAAGTGTTCAATTTTTGTGAATAGCAAAGAAGTACCATTTAACAAACGTATCAGCTTAATTTCAGACTCATTACTTGAG ATAAGGAACATGAAATTCATTTTTCACGTGAACCATGATGCTGTAAAGCAACACATAGCACGAACTAGACGTGGAAGATCCCGAGGCGAGATCACAGCATTTGATTGGAATCAGAACCCATAA